From one uncultured Bacteroides sp. genomic stretch:
- a CDS encoding alpha/beta hydrolase: MKTILVTVLLLMTTSLFAQKPIELPLWPNGAPNSNGQTGEEKDGEDGRVSNIIVPDITVYRAEKPNGIAIIMCPGGGYSRLAMNHEGYDMAAWFNTQGITYIVLKYRMPNGHNDVPLSDAEQAIRLVRQHATEWNIQTDKIGIMGASAGGHLASTLATHYSNKETRPDFQILLYPVITMDATYTHTGSRENLITKSPAPELVKKYSNELQVTSETPQAFIALSSDDKTVPPENSVNYYLALLKNKVPATLHIYPTGGHGWGFRDNFVYKRQWTEELEKWLRDGVKL, translated from the coding sequence ATGAAAACAATTTTAGTAACCGTGCTATTGCTTATGACTACAAGCTTGTTTGCACAAAAACCAATTGAATTACCTTTATGGCCTAATGGGGCTCCGAACAGTAACGGACAAACAGGAGAAGAAAAAGATGGAGAAGACGGACGAGTAAGTAACATCATCGTGCCGGATATAACCGTTTATCGTGCCGAAAAGCCCAATGGAATAGCTATTATTATGTGCCCGGGTGGAGGATATAGTCGCTTGGCTATGAACCATGAGGGGTATGATATGGCCGCTTGGTTCAACACACAGGGCATCACGTACATTGTGTTAAAGTATCGCATGCCAAACGGACATAATGACGTTCCTCTTTCTGATGCCGAACAAGCCATCCGCCTCGTTCGCCAACACGCTACCGAATGGAATATTCAGACTGATAAAATAGGTATCATGGGGGCATCTGCCGGAGGTCACCTGGCTTCTACTCTCGCCACACACTACAGCAATAAAGAGACCCGCCCTGATTTTCAAATTCTACTTTACCCTGTAATAACCATGGATGCTACTTATACACACACAGGTTCACGCGAGAACCTGATCACAAAAAGTCCTGCACCCGAGTTAGTTAAAAAATATTCTAACGAATTGCAAGTTACCTCAGAAACGCCACAAGCATTTATTGCTCTCTCATCCGATGATAAAACGGTCCCGCCCGAAAACAGCGTTAATTATTACCTCGCTTTACTTAAGAACAAGGTTCCAGCTACATTACACATTTATCCTACGGGAGGTCACGGTTGGGGGTTCCGGGATAATTTCGTTTACAAACGCCAATGGACAGAAGAACTGGAAAAATGGTTACGAGACGGCGTAAAGTTATAA
- a CDS encoding glycoside hydrolase family 2 TIM barrel-domain containing protein — MKRQALILTLVSLLGTNAIAQQDTCSYEQLTDPNLTNINKEAPRSTFTSYTNERDAELNNHKDGTFRLSLNGKWKFKYVEKFADRPTNFINMETSANQWADIQVPGNWERQGFGFPVYVNTSWVFISPGYKPHWNKPNPPLVPQEWNPTGTYLREFNIPDNWEGKDIFLSADGTRGASYFYLNGTLVGMNKDSKTPARFNITKLAKKGKNIIAVQVFRFSDGNYLECQDFWRISGIEREVYLYAQPKLRISDFKVLSPLDAQYKNGLLDVTVKLSNATDASKTNMVSYRLLTAKGEIVASANTKATIDKEAEIRFGRNIISSPLQWTAETPNLYTLIISLKSENGQVIEATSVKVGFRTVEIKNKQLLVNGKPILIKGVNLHEHNEYTGHYVPEELMMKDFELWKKCNVNTIRTSHYPQQEHFYELCDQYGMYVIDEANIESHGMGYDLRVGGTLGNNPLFRKAHVYRTLNMYERDKNHPCIIEWSLGNEAGNGINFYTTYEMLKKRDNRPVQYERAGLEWNTDIYCPMYPTIDWIEKYAQNPDSNRPLIMCEYAHAMGNSLGNFQDYWDIIEKYPLLQGGCIWDWVDQGFAETTPSGQKYWTYGGDYGPIGTPSDGDFCINGLVYPDRTPKPQTEEMAKVYQNIKFLNFNQVKGTIDVHNGFFFTNLDKYDFQYIIRHNGKVIFTDKLILSIAPGKTATIQLKNLPQKRPVTGDVQLELSAKLRTAEPLLPIGFVVAREQVCVFPFAKAQATAQAPAIISETPMQVTLSGKNFRAIFNKKSGMLVSYQYKGLEYIYQEQGPHPFFWRAPTDNDYGANLPIKLKAWKEASYQETIATEFSVSMEKDSGESSTTTNGKKDKCCMVKCVYKFPQTKAKWEVTYKVFTNGVINVNNRFVAMSKDTPMIPRVGLRMQLPDNFTRLTYYGRGPKENYADRHTSQFVGEYSVSVKEMYEPYIRPQENNHRTDVHWCVLTNKSGAGLLFVADDTFEMNASNYLLESLDSGDGLENGSPRTEKTNHRHLTDPQPQKQVDMFIDYRMMGLGGDNSWGATAHDQYLIRTGKQNVIEYGFTLIPFDRSTPFRSLVYKY; from the coding sequence ATGAAAAGACAAGCCTTAATCCTCACTTTAGTAAGTTTGCTGGGCACTAATGCTATTGCACAGCAAGATACCTGCTCTTATGAACAGCTAACTGATCCAAACCTCACAAACATCAACAAAGAGGCTCCCCGTAGTACCTTCACTTCATATACAAATGAAAGAGATGCTGAACTAAACAATCACAAAGATGGTACCTTTCGGCTTTCATTAAATGGCAAATGGAAGTTTAAGTATGTAGAGAAATTCGCCGACCGTCCTACTAATTTCATAAATATGGAAACAAGTGCGAATCAATGGGCTGACATTCAAGTACCAGGCAATTGGGAACGGCAGGGATTTGGTTTTCCTGTTTACGTAAATACTTCATGGGTATTTATCTCTCCCGGATACAAGCCCCATTGGAATAAACCTAACCCGCCTCTCGTGCCCCAAGAATGGAACCCTACAGGAACTTACCTCCGAGAATTTAATATACCTGATAATTGGGAAGGAAAGGATATTTTTCTCAGCGCAGACGGTACCCGTGGTGCAAGCTATTTTTATCTGAACGGAACGTTGGTAGGGATGAATAAGGATTCAAAAACTCCTGCACGTTTCAACATAACTAAACTGGCTAAAAAAGGAAAAAACATCATCGCCGTACAGGTTTTTCGCTTCTCCGACGGAAATTATCTGGAGTGTCAGGATTTCTGGCGTATTAGCGGTATCGAGCGTGAAGTTTATCTCTATGCACAGCCCAAACTACGTATATCCGACTTCAAAGTTCTGTCTCCTCTGGATGCTCAATACAAAAACGGTCTTCTGGATGTAACAGTAAAGCTAAGCAATGCCACTGATGCATCCAAAACAAATATGGTATCTTATCGCCTGCTGACAGCAAAAGGTGAAATTGTAGCCTCAGCAAACACAAAGGCAACTATAGACAAGGAGGCCGAAATCCGTTTCGGACGAAATATTATTTCTTCTCCATTACAATGGACAGCAGAAACGCCGAACCTCTATACGCTTATCATTAGTCTGAAAAGCGAAAATGGGCAAGTAATAGAAGCGACTTCAGTTAAAGTAGGCTTCCGCACAGTAGAAATAAAAAACAAGCAACTATTAGTCAACGGTAAGCCCATCCTGATAAAAGGCGTAAACCTTCATGAGCACAATGAATATACCGGCCATTATGTGCCCGAAGAACTAATGATGAAGGATTTCGAATTGTGGAAGAAATGTAATGTTAATACTATACGCACCTCTCATTACCCGCAACAAGAACATTTTTATGAATTGTGCGACCAGTATGGCATGTACGTCATAGACGAAGCAAACATCGAAAGCCATGGTATGGGTTATGATTTGAGAGTAGGCGGAACACTGGGTAATAATCCGTTATTCAGAAAAGCGCATGTCTATCGAACACTCAACATGTATGAACGTGATAAAAATCATCCATGTATCATTGAGTGGTCACTCGGCAACGAAGCCGGCAACGGCATTAATTTCTACACCACATACGAGATGCTGAAAAAACGAGATAACCGCCCTGTACAATATGAACGCGCAGGATTGGAATGGAATACAGATATTTATTGCCCCATGTATCCTACCATTGACTGGATAGAGAAGTATGCACAAAATCCCGACTCAAATCGTCCGCTCATTATGTGCGAGTATGCGCATGCCATGGGCAATAGTCTGGGGAATTTTCAGGATTATTGGGATATCATAGAAAAGTATCCGTTATTACAAGGAGGCTGCATTTGGGATTGGGTAGATCAGGGTTTTGCCGAAACCACTCCTAGCGGACAAAAATACTGGACTTATGGGGGAGATTACGGCCCTATAGGTACACCTTCCGATGGCGATTTTTGTATCAACGGTTTGGTCTATCCCGATCGCACTCCCAAACCACAAACCGAAGAGATGGCGAAAGTTTACCAGAATATTAAGTTCTTAAATTTCAATCAGGTAAAGGGAACAATTGATGTGCATAACGGATTCTTCTTCACCAATCTCGATAAATACGATTTTCAATATATAATTCGCCACAACGGCAAAGTAATTTTCACCGATAAACTGATTCTCAGCATAGCACCCGGCAAAACAGCAACTATACAATTAAAAAATCTGCCGCAAAAGAGACCGGTTACAGGAGATGTTCAGCTAGAATTATCGGCTAAACTTCGTACTGCAGAACCGCTTTTACCCATAGGTTTCGTAGTAGCCCGCGAACAAGTTTGTGTCTTTCCGTTTGCCAAGGCACAAGCAACAGCTCAAGCCCCTGCAATAATCAGCGAAACGCCAATGCAAGTTACTCTGTCAGGAAAGAATTTCCGTGCGATATTCAATAAAAAAAGTGGCATGCTGGTTTCTTACCAATATAAAGGGCTCGAATATATTTATCAGGAACAGGGACCACATCCATTCTTTTGGCGTGCACCAACAGACAATGACTATGGCGCCAACCTACCCATCAAATTAAAAGCATGGAAAGAGGCCAGCTATCAAGAAACCATAGCAACGGAATTCAGCGTTAGTATGGAAAAGGACTCCGGTGAAAGCTCCACTACCACAAATGGCAAAAAAGATAAGTGCTGCATGGTGAAATGCGTATATAAATTTCCACAGACAAAAGCTAAATGGGAAGTTACTTACAAAGTCTTTACCAATGGCGTTATCAATGTAAATAACCGCTTTGTCGCCATGAGTAAAGATACTCCCATGATTCCGCGAGTAGGACTACGCATGCAATTACCGGATAATTTTACCAGACTTACGTATTACGGACGAGGACCGAAAGAAAATTATGCAGACCGTCACACTTCTCAGTTTGTAGGAGAATATAGTGTTTCTGTAAAAGAGATGTATGAACCTTATATTCGTCCGCAAGAAAACAACCATCGCACGGACGTGCATTGGTGTGTATTAACTAACAAATCGGGAGCCGGGTTACTCTTCGTAGCCGACGATACGTTCGAGATGAATGCTTCTAATTATCTTCTCGAGAGCTTAGATAGCGGAGATGGTCTAGAGAACGGATCCCCACGAACTGAGAAAACAAATCATCGCCATCTCACCGATCCACAACCTCAAAAACAAGTAGATATGTTTATCGATTACCG